One genomic segment of Panicum virgatum strain AP13 chromosome 2N, P.virgatum_v5, whole genome shotgun sequence includes these proteins:
- the LOC120659435 gene encoding zinc finger A20 and AN1 domain-containing stress-associated protein 9-like, whose amino-acid sequence MAQESWKQESEETGVHAPEAPILCINNCGFFGSSMTNNMCSKCYRDFIKLMEAPVVEKKVITVASSSAAPMETANQDDVPAAAAAEAVAEKQAEQEPPKPPSNRCLTCRKKVGLTGFLCRCGGTFCSMHRYTDSHQCTFDYKKVAREQIAKQNPVVMAEKINKI is encoded by the coding sequence ATGGCACAGGAGAGCTGGAAACAGGAGTCCGAGGAGACTGGAGTCCATGCGCCTGAGGCCCCAATTCTGTGCATAAACAACTGTGGTTTCTTCGGCAGCAGCATGACGAACAATATGTGCTCGAAGTGCTACAGGGACTTCATCAAGTTGATGGAAGCCCCTGTGGTTGAGAAGAAGGTGATCACGGTGGCATCTTCTTCTGCGGCACCAATGGAGACAGCAAATCAAGATGATGTGCCTGCAGCTGCTGCCGCTGAAGCTGTTGCGGAGAAGCAAGCAGAGCAGGAGCCGCCAAAGCCGCCCAGCAACCGGTGCCTGACCTGCCGCAAGAAGGTTGGGCTGACCGGCTTTCTCTGCCGCTGTGGGGGCACCTTCTGCTCCATGCACCGCTACACCGACTCCCACCAGTGCACCTTTGACTACAAGAAGGTGGCACGGGAGCAGATTGCCAAGCAAAATCCAGTTGTGATGGCAGAGAAGATCAACAAGATATGA
- the LOC120658689 gene encoding gibberellin 20 oxidase 3-like translates to MAVVFDAEVLSRAERIPAQFVWPAEERPAGGGVEEMDIPVVDLAGFLRGGGELPRGVAEACERHGFFQVVGHGVGAALITEAYRCCDAFYARPLAEKQRARRRPGESHGYASSFTDRFDASLPWKETLSFHCPAPPAPGSGRPVADYFVGILGEEYRHMGEVYQEYCDTMTRLALDVTEVLAAALGLPDRGALRGFFAGGDSVMRLNHYPPCRQPHLTLGTGPHRDPTSLTLLHQDGLGGLQVRAGGEWRAVRPSADALVVNIGDTFAALTDGRHASCLHRAVVSSGAARRSLTFFLNPPLDRVVRPPDALLDAAAGRPRAYPDFTWREFLEFTQKHYRSDASTMDAFVASIARGRGDDGDHGHGGQEEE, encoded by the exons ATGGCGGTGGTGTTCGACGCCGAGGTGCTGAGCCGGGCGGAGCGCATCCCGGCGCAGTTCGTGTGGCCGGCCGaggagcggccggcgggcggcggcgtggaggagaTGGACATCCCCGTGGTCGACCTCGCTGGattcctccgcggcggcggggagctcccgcgcggcgtggcggaggcgtgcgAGCGGCACGGGTTCTTCCAGGTGGTGGGCCACGGCGTGGGCGCCGCCCTGATCACCGAGGCGTACCGCTGCTGCGACGCCTTCTACGCGCGCCCGCTCGCCGAGAAgcagcgcgcgcgccgccgccccggggaGAGCCACGGCTACGCCAGCAGCTTCACGGACCGTTTCGACGCTAGCCTGCCGTGGAAGGAGACGCTGTCGTTCCactgccccgcgccgccggcgccggggagcgGCCGCCCCGTCGCCGACTacttcgtcggcatcctcggcGAGGAGTACCGCCACATGGG GGAGGTGTACCAGGAATACTGCGACACGATGACGCGGCTGGCGCTGGACGTCACGGAggtgctcgcggcggcgctggggctgCCGGACCGCGGCGCGCTGCGGGGCttcttcgccggcggcgactcCGTCATGCGGCTCAACCACTACCCGCCGTGCCGGCAGCCGCACCTGACGCTGGGGACGGGCCCGCACCGGGACCCGACGTCGCTGACGCTGCTGCACCAGGACGGCCTCGGCGGGCTGCAggtgcgcgccggcggcgagtggcgcgCCGTGCGGCCCAGCGCGGACGCGCTCGTCGTCAACATCGGCGACACCTTCGCCGCGCTCACCGACGGTCGCCACGCCAGCTGCCTCCACCGCGCCGTCGTgagcagcggcgccgcccgcaGGTCGCTCACCTTCTTCCTCAACCCGCCGCTGGACCGCGTCGTCCGCCCGCCGGACGCGCtcctggacgccgccgccggccgcccgcgcgcgtaCCCGGACTTCACCTGGCGCGAGTTCCTCGAGTTCACGCAGAAGCACTACCGGTCGGACGCCAGCACCATGGACGCCTTCGTGGCGTCGATCGCGCGAGGCCGCGGAGACGATGGCGACCATGGCCATGGTGGACAGGAGGAGGAGTGA
- the LOC120659437 gene encoding uncharacterized protein LOC120659437, which yields MTWPLTHSAASVQRNPTTGAMSPGSPSLSIGLFSTLRRTISSLLPAKNMSVAVGPGATQLAVMRVPLSSLAIVRTSASTAALDAVYAPYPGGRLPTTDDVTATIRPPPPPPPRGRRFAASRRHRNAPRRFTASTRSKDSVAVPATVGYASSSTPALATRMCAPAPPNADRAASKSDRAPASSETSARTATARGSDAASASASSARDA from the coding sequence ATGACCTGGCCGTTGACCCACTCGGCGGCGTCGGTGCAGAGGAACCCGACCACCGGCGCGATGTCGCCGGGCTCCCCGAGCCTCTCCATCGGGTTGTTCTCCACGCTGCGCCGCACCATCTCCTCGCTCTTGCCGGCGAAGAACATGTCCGTGGCCGTGGGCCCCGGGGCCACGCAGTTGGCCGTGATGCGCGTGCCCTTGAGCTCCTTGGCCATCGTCCGCACCAGCGCCTCCACGGCCGCCTTGGACGCCGTGTACGCCCCGTACCCCGGCGGGAGGCTCCCCACCACGGACGACGTCACGGCCAcgatccgcccgccgccgccgccgccgccgcgggggaggCGGTTCGCCGCCTCCCGGAGACACAGGAACGCGCCGCGCAGGTTCACTGCGAGCACGCGGTCGAAGGACTCGGTGGCGGTGCCCGCAACGGTGGGGTACGCGTCGTCGAGCACGCCGGCGTTGGCCACGAGGATGtgcgccccggcgccgccgaacGCGGACCGGGCGGCGTCGAAGAGCGACCGCGCGCCGGCCTCGTCGGAGACGTCCGCCCGCACGGCCACGGCGCGGGGCAGCGACGCGGCGAGCGCGTCGGCCTCGTCGGCGCGCGACGCGTAG